In Meleagris gallopavo isolate NT-WF06-2002-E0010 breed Aviagen turkey brand Nicholas breeding stock chromosome 3, Turkey_5.1, whole genome shotgun sequence, one DNA window encodes the following:
- the LOC100550995 gene encoding epidermal retinol dehydrogenase 2-like: MFGCILKTLKFLALSVYILFKSFIQCIFPPCKKSFAGEIVLITGAANGIGRQIALHFAPLEATLVLWDIDEEGNRETTRLAKEKGAKQVFAYYCDCSNRAEVYEQADKVRREVGDVTILINDAGILHTTKFLDTPDDDFEKTLKVNFLSQVWTCKAFLPAMVACNHGHLVTMSSAAGLLGTYRLTDYSASKFAIIGMMEAIDSELDEAGKHGIKTTIVCPFFVNTELIRGIETEHPILLPIYEPEYVASRIIDAIRKEKMYLFMPPTLHLSGFKTLIPRKIILLLQSYLGVYNSWDKVIGRKKKN; the protein is encoded by the exons ATGTTCGGATGCATCCTGAAGACGCTGAAGTTCCTGGCATTATCCGTGTACATACTCTTCAAAAGTTTCATCCAATGCATATTTCCTCCATGCAAGAAGTCTTTTGCTGGGGAAATAGTGCTTATTACTGGAGCTGCAAATGGGATTGGAAGGCAAATTGCCCTACATTTTGCTCCTTTGGAAGCAACCTTGGTTCTTTGGGACATTGATGAAGAAGGTAACAGAGAAACAACCAGATTAGCCAAAGAAAAAGGAGCTAAGCAAGTGTTTGCCTACTACTGTGATTGCAGCAATAGGGCAGAAGTCTATGAACAGGCAGACAAG gttAGAAGAGAAGTTGGGGATGTTACTATTCTAATCAATGATGCTGGCATACTGCACACCACAAAGTTTCTTGACACTCCAGATGATGATTTTGAAAAAACCTTGAAAGTCAACTTCCTGTCTCAAGTTTGG ACTTGCAAGGCTTTTCTTCCTGCCATGGTTGCCTGCAATCATGGACACCTGGTCACCATGTCTAGTGCAGCAGGACTCTTGGGAACCTACAGATTGACAG aTTATTCTGCTAGTAAATTTGCAATCATTGGAATGATGGAAGCCATTGATTCAGAACTGGATGAGGCAGGAAAACACGGCATTAAAACCACAATTGtttgccccttttttgtgaatACTGAATTAATTAGAGGTATTGAAACCGA ACACCCGATTTTACTTCCTATTTACGAGCCAGAGTATGTAGCCAGCAGGATCATAGATGCAATTCGAAAGGAAAAGATGTATCTGTTCATGCCTCCAACTTTACACCTTTCTGGTTTCAAAAC TTTAATTCCCAGAAAAATCATACTGCTCCTGCAATCTTACCTGGGGGTCTACAACAGCTGGGACAAGGTCATAGGTcggaagaagaaaaattga
- the PENK gene encoding proenkephalin-A: MLQLTKLDLSEDGNAAPGDKKELDENHLLTKKYGGFMKRYGGFMKKMDELYHPESEDEANGEEILAKRYGGFMKKDSDDDALANSSDLLKELLGAGDNPEAAHYRGINENDGDVSKRYGGFMRSIKRSPELEDEAKELQKRYGGFMRRVGRPEWWLDYQKRYGGFLKRFADSILPSEEDGETYSKEVPEMEKRYGGFMRF; this comes from the coding sequence atgctgcagctgaCAAAACTGGACCTCTCTGAGGATGGAAACGCTGCTCCAGGAGACAAAAAAGAGCTGGATGAGAACCATCTGCTTACCAAGAAATATGGGGGCTTCATGAAGAGATACGGGGGTTTCATGAAGAAAATGGATGAGCTCTACCACCCAGAGTCAGAGGATGAAGCTAATGGAGAAGAGATACTGGCTAAGAGGTACGGAGGGTTCATGAAGAAGGACTCAGATGACGATGCCCTGGCTAATTCCTCTGATCTGCTGAAGGAGCTTTTAGGAGCAGGGGATAACCCTGAAGCGGCGCATTACCgaggaataaatgaaaatgatggaGACGTCAGCAAAAGATACGGCGGCTTCATGAGAAGCATAAAGCGCAGTCCAGAACTGGAAGATGAAGCCAAAGAGCTGCAAAAGAGATACGGTGGTTTCATGAGAAGAGTGGGGAGGCCAGAGTGGTGGCTGGATTACCAGAAACGGTACGGCGGCTTTCTCAAGCGCTTCGCTGATTCCATTCTCCCTTCAGAAGAAGATGGGGAAACTTATTCCAAAGAGGTCCCAGAGATGGAAAAGAGATACGGTGGATTTATGAGATTTTAA